In the genome of Ictalurus punctatus breed USDA103 chromosome 3, Coco_2.0, whole genome shotgun sequence, the window tttttgtttgatgtttAATATAATGAAACTGAAAGATTCCATATAAAATCTCAAAGTTAAGAATCATCCGTGATCATGTATAATATTAAATGGTTATAAACACACAATTCTCTGGCAGTGAAAAAGAACGTAGGAAACTGGCTCACATCACACATTTCAActtgatattatattataatatatttattaatatagtgactgtaaatattattatagttgtttttttttgtttgtttaatttaactAGCcgtacatatttatataaattatacagtatatttgggctttaaatgacacaaaatatATCGCATATGTGGATCATTTAACTTtcatatgtaaacatttccagttacaaaaatgttcattttttcaAATCCAATCATCATTTGTTACAGGATCTGATATCCGATATATATTCTCTAATATCCGATCCACAGTTTTTTGCTGgtatgctgtttttgttttttgtttagtttttttgtctGGTACCAACATTGGTATCAGATCGGTGTCCTCTCTAACTCTGTTCTCTTCTAttctatttgttgttgttgtttattttatttgattgtcATTCATAATATAAGTTATCAGATTTGTAACTGTAGATATACATAATAAGATGAAAATATCATTATTTTCTATGTGCATATGACTGAATATATTTGATTGGGTGCAGCACAAAATTGCATAAATTTCTGATGCTTTACATGAACATCGCTATTAGAGATGCTTAATAATACAGGAAAGAactacaatgttttttttttatattatttataaatatttccttttttgtgtgtctatgttcattcatcatttctTCTTGACATCTCATGTCAATGGCATGTCATCTTTGTTCTATATTGAcaaccaaaataaaatatattcccaaaattttaatgattttattgatttttaataatttgattgatttatttatttgatttatttttgatttggCATTATATTTTTTCCACGATTCAGCTTAAAGTAAACTGCATAATTTAACAGAGATATAGAAATGTAATCCTTCAAACCATAATTTTGTACAAGTAGCCATGAAATGTAACATACTACTATAACTATAACTAACTAATTATAGGCACTATAGTGTAGGTCCTGTTCTTGAAGAATCAGCAGGCAGCGTGCTCTGTGTCATTTCTCTCTGCGTGGCCATGCTTCTACAGTGGAGGAAGACGTTCAGAGGATGGACGAAAGCCAATAACGTCAGAATGGTCAGAATAAGGTTCACCTAGAATAACGGAGTAGAGTAAGTATAGTAAGAATAACAGTATAGTGTAAAGTATAGACTGAATGTGAATGTTCAAGTAAATGATCATGACTATGACAATATCTATAACCAAGTTCTGGCATATTTATCACATTTTGGTGGCTGGTGAAGTCACAATATGAGCCAATAAGACTTACATAGAAGGGATCCCCTCCGAAAGCTTTGACCAAGGCAAAACAAGGATACTGCAGCAATGACACCACAGCTGAGAGGGACATCATGAGCCCGTACATCTTTCCAAAGTGTTGGGCAGGAAACCTGTTCAAACCAATTCAAAAGttattcacaatttttttttaaattcacctACATTTTCAATACTAATTATCATACTCACGCGATGCTGATGAAAGCAGCATTCCCGCCGTACAGGAAGGATCGATTGAGGACCTGCAGGATGAATGTGACGTACTGCAGAGGAAGAACAGGAATGGTTGTACACACAGAGAAGATAAGGCACTGCAGAGAAGTAAGGAAGAGGGACAAGACGGTCGAGCGCAAGTCGgcttctttctctgtctctccttcaaAGCATGggtgaaaagaagaagagagataTTATAGGGACTTCTGTATCTGGGTATAATAATGCATTTGAACAAATTCTGCTTCTGACCTGGCTTCAATGCCTTCCCTTTGTGTCTGTCCATTAACAAGCCATTCCAAGGAGCACAGAGGATGCCAGTCAGCTGAGTGAAGGCAAATGCATTGGTGTACCGGCTAACTGCGAGAGGACAAACAGATGTttaagggaaaatgtactgggAATACCAGAAAGTAGCAGTCACCTGTATTCATAATCAAAAATAAACCTGCTAGACCcagtattacaaaaaaaataaacaacaacaatcttGAAATGTCCCAAAATATTATACAAAATAGTACGTTGAAATAAACACTACACTTATAGGtgtagcaaaaagaaaatagcatGGCTACCATTGGATATCATCATACCActgtaaatttgtttaaatgaattGCTCTAAATTTATAAACTTTGATAACAATTTAGCTGCAAAATAAATTGCTAGCTATGGCAGACGACCAGAAGTATAAAATGCAGCAGGTGTACCAGTCTGGCATTAGTTTGGCattgagctctttttttttttttattgatttctttCCCATGAGACTAGATCATAACTAATTTATGTTCATAACTAGTACAACGTTCTAACTGTGTGGTATGATTTtatagtatgtattacagcAACAGGGGAAATTAGAATAAACcgaataatacattttaagtgCACTGCGTTGTATTTACAGCTGTCTCATCATTGACTGTCTCTCATGTTCCAATGACACTGTTGTCCATATGAACATTAGTTTTACTTATTAAAGCAAAGCACTGGGTTGCAATGGTAGTGCTTATGGAACATAAATGGTCAGTTAAGCAACATAGGCATGCTGCATAAGTGTCATGTCTGGTATAAGATAAGAATGAGCAagatctataaaaaaaaaaattcacattacAATATACCTAGTTTAGTACACAAAGCCCAACCTGAGCATATATGGtatggggtggctgtggctcagtaggtagagtgggttgtccactaatcgtagggttggtggttcgattccctgcatgactccacatgccgaagtgtccttgggcaagatactgaaccccaagttgctcccgatggcaagttagcaccttgcatggcagctctgctaccattggtgtgtgaatgggtgaatgagacacagtgtaaagtgctttggataaaagctctatataagtgTACCATTTACAGTATGgaaagtatttttgtgactgacattttttttatgtattacaTAGCACCACaccatatttttcatttagagctacatttaattttgtggaaaGATCCTGAAAAGCCCTCCATCCTTACACTTTCTCAGGAAGGAAAACATAAAGTtagagctttacctctgacaattacaaaatgctgacactggagacttcttccagAAACGCTACATCAACATATCCTTACAGAatatttcaccatatcaacaacggttatacttttttctttgttacttTTTATACTTTCTACAGTCCCCTCGGAAACTACTGCAATGGCGAGGCCAATTCATTTCTTTGTGGtctacaccaaagacatttggatttgaggtcaaaagatggatatgagacgagagtttaggatttcagcttttatttcctggtatttacatctagatatgttaaacaacataaaacattgaaccttctgtatcagaccacccaatttttaggtgagcaaaactataggaacagataagccATTTGgtatctgttgctcagtactccagtggtttctttctttttcgggacattccaaattgttgtattgctTACGCACAAtgtttccacaagcactatgactGATTTTCCCTTTTCTCaccttcaaaatggcttgcttttctcccatagacagctctctgatcttcttAGCTTATGCTTTCTAACAATAAATGTAGTCATCACAAATGAAACTAAAGGCTAAAatcaagagtagatgttcagagctatttattgtttaaacaattcaTCTAACTGGACACACCTGGGTCACATGAAACACCTGTGAGTCACATTTTCCAGTATTTTTCTTGCCTACAAAttaggtggtctgatacaaaattggctatgttctatgtcatttaacatgtactctacatataaataccaggaaatatcagctgaaattctaaactctcttctcaaattcatcttttaatctcaaacccagatgtcttcagtctacaacaaaaaaaaattaattggccttgccgttccaatagtttagGAGGCGCCTgtattatagaaaatgaacaccttctgaccagtcagtgtggagaattcaacagcgctgtggtataacagtTTAAATACTGTGTTTTATAGCTTTAGGGCTATTTACCAGTGGCTGGGTCTTGGTTTGCCAGTCGGTTCAGCATTGGGTTCAGCGTTCCAATGAAAAGATAATGACGCAGCTGCATGAGTGAAAGCCACATCAGATGCCACAGAAAGAACCAGGATAGAACACAGCTCTTAAAGCTTCTGTCTGGAGAAAGAGCGAGTAGGCGAGCAAGATTTATGGTGATAAggagcaggagagagagcaTAAGAAAAGAGCAGGTAAGTAGGTGGTCTCAGAAAAGATGTCTTGTGATAAGGGCCTTCCATTTTCAAGCAATAACAAGAATGTGAGCCCTCAACAAGTGAAATAATGAGCAGTACCTTTGCTTAAGTTTTGAGGTGAGTCATCTGTCTTTAATTGGTCAGTGTCTCTGCTGTTGTTTTGTCCTGCTCTGTCCGGTAAGTCCTGCAACTCCTGCTTGCTCTCATACTCTTCAACATTGTAGCTCCTTGACTTACGACAGCTTACGCTGTATCATGAgcagaaaatttttttttaaataaaaacaggtgcTAGGCATAAAAGATCTAAATGTCATTTAGATGTTATTTAAAACTGAGTTATAGATGTGTACCCATAAGTGTAGCTCTCTGGGATTGGAGAAGGTATGTGTGATTTGGGTAAAAGGAAGAGAGTTCGCAGTAGATGAATGATATCACAGGCAGACAGGAAGAGGAAAGAGGTCTGAAGAGAAATCCCTTTCTCATACAGGACCTTAGTGAAAGGAAATTGTGGATGTTTATGAAATTCACTTGGATGTAAAACATCattaaatgatcaaataaaaaaatcaatgcaAACAGATAAATGACAAGCAAGAGAAGCTGATgattgtgtttttgtgattaGGTCTCTTACTTACTTTGATGATGAGGAAAATTGCAGATGAGGAGTCAAAAGCACCGTTATAAAGAGTAATGATAGTCGAACGATGAGTGTCACAAAGGTTTCCCACCTGGAGAggtaaatgtaaagaaataaagcactcatttttttataaataaggCCACACAGTGTAAAGTATGAGGATGATCAAGAGCCTTGTCACTCAGTTGTTattctgacagtagtgccaacTACAATaaaaatcgcaggtttataataatgcaCTCATACCGATATGCTATATTTACTATAGCAGCAGCTAATTTACTAACGGATTTGTATGTCAGACAGTGTGCATGATCTAAccctaataataaaacagattttCAAATGTACTGctatttaaaaaagagaaacatctaatcattgatatggtgaagcgtTCTGTAAGGAGAGGTTAACGGTTTCCACCACAGGAATGAATGTCTTCAGAATAGAGGAATTTTtgtgctttccagtttctctgtaacatagAAAGCTGTgcgttgttttgggtttttttttttttttggtcttaaattcgagtgaaaaaataaataaaggctggtgagggaacaactgtttatagctgttttatggatgttccacaaaattaaaataactagCAAACTCAAAAAAGTTATGATGTGctgttctttattaaataattaataaatgtaaccGAATTGCTGTagcataagaggaataaaatactacaggatgtgctgttattggaaaataatctacttcAATGTTGTAATGGCCCGCCGgtatgtggattattttcctacgaCAGCACACCCCATGTTTTCATACTTATTTGTATTAGTGACATTTAAAGAAAGAGTTTAGCTAAAACTTGTGCACAATGTCCCCCATCGTAAAATGTAGTCTATCAACCAAGTCAGGTATGGTATCCAAATTttacttctttagttttgctcCCAAGCCGTTAAACTAATGCTGCTAATAAGTAAAATAATCTTTTAACTAACAGTTTAGCATCGTGCGACCTCCATGGCTAAATCACATGGCA includes:
- the slc43a3a gene encoding solute carrier family 43 member 3a isoform X3, translated to MLGCDGESGTRVRHKLTLVTGLLECLCFAGVVFGWASLVFVLKTDGYFSDLCVNVTEANGTSAKDSSIPQGRCLWRFQVKVGNLCDTHRSTIITLYNGAFDSSSAIFLIIKVLYEKGISLQTSFLFLSACDIIHLLRTLFLLPKSHIPSPIPESYTYGVSCRKSRSYNVEEYESKQELQDLPDRAGQNNSRDTDQLKTDDSPQNLSKDRSFKSCVLSWFFLWHLMWLSLMQLRHYLFIGTLNPMLNRLANQDPATVSRYTNAFAFTQLTGILCAPWNGLLMDRHKGKALKPGETEKEADLRSTVLSLFLTSLQCLIFSVCTTIPVLPLQYVTFILQVLNRSFLYGGNAAFISIAFPAQHFGKMYGLMMSLSAVVSLLQYPCFALVKAFGGDPFYVNLILTILTLLAFVHPLNVFLHCRSMATQREMTQSTLPADSSRTGPTL
- the slc43a3a gene encoding solute carrier family 43 member 3a isoform X1, which produces MLGCDGESGTRVRHKLTLVTGLLECLCFAGVVFGWASLVFVLKTDGYFSDLCVNVTEANGTSAKVTLLDCSAQDEQFSLIFTVASFMNNFLTFPNGFLFDLYGTMATRFLAIFLYTTGTLLVAFSSKALSLLLFPALSFIAVGGILLLLTNMQVGNLCDTHRSTIITLYNGAFDSSSAIFLIIKVLYEKGISLQTSFLFLSACDIIHLLRTLFLLPKSHIPSPIPESYTYGVSCRKSRSYNVEEYESKQELQDLPDRAGQNNSRDTDQLKTDDSPQNLSKDRSFKSCVLSWFFLWHLMWLSLMQLRHYLFIGTLNPMLNRLANQDPATVSRYTNAFAFTQLTGILCAPWNGLLMDRHKGKALKPGETEKEADLRSTVLSLFLTSLQCLIFSVCTTIPVLPLQYVTFILQVLNRSFLYGGNAAFISIAFPAQHFGKMYGLMMSLSAVVSLLQYPCFALVKAFGGDPFYVNLILTILTLLAFVHPLNVFLHCRSMATQREMTQSTLPADSSRTGPTL
- the slc43a3a gene encoding solute carrier family 43 member 3a isoform X2, with amino-acid sequence MLGCDGESGTRVRHKLTLVTGLLECLCFAGVVFGWASLVFVLKTDGYFSDLCVNVTEANGTSAKVTLLDCSAQDEQFSLIFTVASFMNNFLTFPNGFLFDLYGTMATRFLAIFLYTTGTLLVAFSSKALSLLLFPALSFIAVGGILLLLTNMQVGNLCDTHRSTIITLYNGAFDSSSAIFLIIKVLYEKGISLQTSFLFLSACDIIHLLRTLFLLPKSHIPSPIPESYTYGVSCRKSRSYNVEEYESKQELQDLPDRAGQNNSRDTDQLKTDDSPQNLSKVSRYTNAFAFTQLTGILCAPWNGLLMDRHKGKALKPGETEKEADLRSTVLSLFLTSLQCLIFSVCTTIPVLPLQYVTFILQVLNRSFLYGGNAAFISIAFPAQHFGKMYGLMMSLSAVVSLLQYPCFALVKAFGGDPFYVNLILTILTLLAFVHPLNVFLHCRSMATQREMTQSTLPADSSRTGPTL